One window from the genome of Nitrosospira multiformis encodes:
- the hpnD gene encoding presqualene diphosphate synthase HpnD: MTPDQYCQEKAIQSGSSFYYSFLYLPSEKRRAITALYAFCREVDDVVDECTDASVARTKLAWWRQEVAAIFDAGHGNEPSHPVAKALVNVSKTFNLTAERLNEIIDGMEMDLNYNRYADFETLRLYCYHVASVVGLCSAEIFGYRNPDTLKYAQDLGLAFQLTNIIRDVGEDARRDRIYLPQDELVRFGVSNEDILHSRETDGFRQLMEFQIERAESYYARAFAALPPEDRKNQRPGIVMAAIYQTLLKEIKEDGCHIMRQRVSLTPMRKLWIAWTTWIKG, encoded by the coding sequence ATGACCCCAGATCAGTATTGCCAGGAAAAAGCGATTCAGAGCGGTTCCAGTTTTTATTACAGCTTTCTCTATCTGCCATCGGAAAAACGCCGCGCCATTACCGCCCTATATGCTTTCTGCCGTGAGGTGGACGATGTGGTGGATGAGTGCACCGATGCGTCGGTAGCGCGAACGAAACTTGCGTGGTGGCGGCAGGAAGTCGCAGCCATATTTGATGCCGGACATGGAAATGAGCCTAGTCACCCGGTGGCTAAAGCGCTGGTTAACGTGTCAAAAACATTCAATCTCACGGCTGAGCGATTGAATGAAATCATTGATGGCATGGAAATGGATCTTAATTATAATCGCTATGCTGATTTCGAAACCCTGAGGCTTTACTGCTACCATGTGGCAAGCGTGGTGGGATTATGTTCAGCGGAGATTTTTGGCTATCGCAATCCTGACACCCTGAAGTATGCGCAGGATCTGGGACTCGCTTTCCAGCTCACCAACATCATACGCGACGTCGGCGAGGACGCACGCCGCGACCGAATCTATCTGCCTCAGGACGAGCTGGTTCGTTTTGGAGTATCCAACGAGGATATCCTCCATTCGCGTGAAACGGACGGTTTCAGGCAGTTGATGGAATTTCAGATTGAACGCGCGGAAAGCTATTACGCGCGGGCCTTCGCTGCTTTGCCTCCGGAGGACCGCAAAAACCAGCGGCCCGGCATTGTCATGGCAGCGATTTATCAAACCCTGCTCAAGGAAATCAAGGAGGACGGTTGTCATATCATGCGGCAGCGCGTCAGTCTTACGCCGATGCGTAAATTATGGATAGCATGGACGACCTGGATCAAGGGATGA